One Coffea arabica cultivar ET-39 chromosome 5c, Coffea Arabica ET-39 HiFi, whole genome shotgun sequence DNA window includes the following coding sequences:
- the LOC113688965 gene encoding long chain acyl-CoA synthetase 8 isoform X1: MDGTDYRLIIKEYGTSGIVGAVILAIAVPLFLSVVLVGKKKAKQRGVHEQVSGEAGLAMRNARQARLVEVPWEGATTMAALFEQSCRKYWGQRFLGRRKLIGREFVTASDGRKFEKLHLGDYQWETYGQVFDRACNFASGLVKLGHDVDTRAAIFSETRAEWFIAFQGCFRQNVTVVTIYASLGDDALIHSLNETQVSTLICDSKQLKKLAAVSSSLKTIRNIVYFEDGEASSDSNTSGNISNWTVFSFSEVEKLGKSNPVQPTLPIKKDIAVVMYTSGSTGLPKGVMITHGNIVATAAAVMTVIPRLGSDDVYLAYLPLAHVFELAAESVMLTAGAKIGYGSALTLTDTSNKIKKGTKGDASALQPTLMAAVPAILDRVREGVLKKVDEKGGLSKQLFNIAFKRRLAAIEGSWFGAWGLEARLWDIIIFTQIRSVLGGKIRFMLCGGAPLSGDTQRFINICMGAPIGQGYGLTETFAGAAFSEWDDTSVGRVGPPLPCCYIKLVSWEEGGYTTYDKPMPRGEVVVGGCSVTAGYFKNEAKTNEVYKVDEKGMRWFYTGDIGRFQPDGCLEIIDRKKDIVKLQHGEYISLGKVEAALITSSYVDNIMVYVDPFHNYCVALVVPSHQALEKWAEDSGISHNNFSDLCNKTEAINEVQKSLSKVAKEAKLDKFEIPAKIKLLPDPWTPESGLVTAALKLKREQLKAEFKDELEKLYA; the protein is encoded by the exons ATGGATGGGACTGATTATAGGTTGATTATTAAAGAGTATGGAACAAGTGGGATTGTAGGTGCAGTTATTCTCGCCATAGCTGTGCCTCTATTTCTCTCTGTTGTACTTGTGGGGAAGAAGAAGGCAAAACAGAGAGGAGTTCATGAACAAGTTAGTGGTGAGGCTGGTCTTGCAATGCGCAATGCTAGACAGGCTAGATTGGTCGAGGTTCCCTGGGAAGGAGCGACGACTATGGCTGCTTTATTTGAGCAGTCTTGTAGAAAGTATTGGGGGCAAAGGTTTCTTGGAAGGAGAAAGTTGATAGGAAGGGAGTTTGTGACGGCCAGTGATGGGAGAAAGTTTGAAAAACTTCATTTGGGGGATTATCAGTGGGAGACTTATGGCCAGGTATTTGATCGTGCTTGCAATTTTGCATCCGGTCTTGTTAAATTAGGCCATGATGTGGATACACGGGCTGCAATATTCTCTGAAACTCGGGCTGAGTGGTTCATTGCGTTTCAG GGATGCTTCCGGCAGAATGTTACCGTTGTTACAATTTATGCTTCCTTAGGGGATGATGCATTAATACACTCTCTGAATGAG ACTCAAGTATCAACATTGATCTGTGACTCCAAGCAATTGAAAAAGTTGGCTGCAGTAAGTTCAAGCTTGAAGACCATTAGAAACATTGTTTACTTTGAAGACGGAGAGGCTTCTAGTGACTCAAACACTTCTGGAAATATTAGCAACTGGACAGTCTTCTCATTCTCTGAAGTAGAGAAGCTTGGTAAAAGTAATCCTGTTCAGCCAACACTGCCTATTAAGAAGGATATTGCCGTTGTGATGTATACTAGTGGCAGCACAGGCCTGCCAAAG GGTGTCATGATAACTCATGGCAATATCGTAGCCACAGCTGCTGCAGTTATGACTGTGATCCCGAGACTTGGAAGTGATGATGTTTACTTGGCCTACCTGCCACTGGCTCATGTTTTTGAATTGGCTGCTGAG TCTGTGATGTTGACTGCAGGTGCTAAAATTGGTTATGGCTCAGCATTGACACTAACAGATACATCGAACAAAATCAAGAAAGGAACCAAGGGAGATGCTTCAGCGTTACAGCCTACTTTAATGGCAGCAGTTCCTGCTATTTTAGATCGTGTCAGGGAAGGAGTATTGAAAAAG GTTGACGAGAAGGGAGGTTTATCCAAGCAACTCTTCAACATTGCTTTTAAGAGACGTTTGGCAGCTATAGAAGGAAGTTGGTTTGGGGCATGGGGCTTAGAGGCACGACTATGGGATATAATCATCTTTACACAGATTCGCTCTGTTCTAGGGGGAAAAATCAGATTCATGCTCTGTGGTGGAGCTCCTTTATCTGGTGACACACAAAGATTTATTAATATCTGCATGGG TGCTCCCATTGGTCAAGGATATGGGCTTACAGAAACTTTTGCTGGAGCTGCTTTCTCGGAGTGGGACGACACTTCTGTTGGACGTGTTGGACCTCCTCTTCCTTGTTGCTACATCAAG CTTGTTTCTTGGGAAGAAGGTGGTTACACAACGTATGACAAACCAATGCCACGTGGAGAAGTAGTTGTTGGCGGATGCAGTGTAACTGCTggttattttaaaaatgaagccaaaacaAATGAAGTGTACAAG GTTGATGAAAAGGGCATGCGATGGTTTTACACAGGTGACATTGGAAGGTTTCAGCCTGATGGATGCCTTGAGATTATTGACAGAAAGAAAGATATCGTCAAACTCCAGCATGGGGAGTACATCTCTCTAGGGAAG GTTGAGGCAGCACTTATCACAAGCAGTTATGTTGATAATATCATGGTATATGTTGATCCCTTCCATAATTATTGCGTAGCTCTTGTGGTTCCCTCACATCAGGCCCTCGAGAAATGGGCTGAAGATTCTGGCATTAGTCACAATAACTTTTCCGATTTGTGTAACAAAACTGAAGCTATCAATGAGGTCCAGAAATCACTTTCCAAG GTAGCAAAGGAAGCAAAATTGGACAAATTCGAGATTCCTGCAAAGATCAAACTATTGCCAGATCCATGGACTCCGGAGTCTGGATTGGTTACTGCAGCTCTCAAATTAAAGAGGGAACAGTTGAAAGCTGAGTTTAAGGATGAGCTGGAAAAGTTATATGCTTGA
- the LOC113688965 gene encoding long chain acyl-CoA synthetase 8 isoform X2, which produces MDGTDYRLIIKEYGTSGIVGAVILAIAVPLFLSVVLVGKKKAKQRGVHEQVSGEAGLAMRNARQARLVEVPWEGATTMAALFEQSCRKYWGQRFLGRRKLIGREFVTASDGRKFEKLHLGDYQWETYGQVFDRACNFASGLVKLGHDVDTRAAIFSETRAEWFIAFQGCFRQNVTVVTIYASLGDDALIHSLNETQVSTLICDSKQLKKLAAVSSSLKTIRNIVYFEDGEASSDSNTSGNISNWTVFSFSEVEKLGKSNPVQPTLPIKKDIAVVMYTSGSTGLPKGVMITHGNIVATAAAVMTVIPRLGSDDVYLAYLPLAHVFELAAESVMLTAGAKIGYGSALTLTDTSNKIKKGTKGDASALQPTLMAAVPAILDRVREGVLKKVDEKGGLSKQLFNIAFKRRLAAIEGSWFGAWGLEARLWDIIIFTQIRSVLGGKIRFMLCGGAPLSGDTQRFINICMGAPIGQGYGLTETFAGAAFSEWDDTSVGRVGPPLPCCYIKLVSWEEGGYTTYDKPMPRGEVVVGGCSVTAGYFKNEAKTNEVYKVDEKGMRWFYTGDIGRFQPDGCLEIIDRKKDIVKLQHGEYISLGKVEAALITSSYVDNIMVYVDPFHNYCVALVVPSHQALEKWAEDSGISHNNFSDLCNKTEAINEVQKSLSKGIQHLCDVGPNFR; this is translated from the exons ATGGATGGGACTGATTATAGGTTGATTATTAAAGAGTATGGAACAAGTGGGATTGTAGGTGCAGTTATTCTCGCCATAGCTGTGCCTCTATTTCTCTCTGTTGTACTTGTGGGGAAGAAGAAGGCAAAACAGAGAGGAGTTCATGAACAAGTTAGTGGTGAGGCTGGTCTTGCAATGCGCAATGCTAGACAGGCTAGATTGGTCGAGGTTCCCTGGGAAGGAGCGACGACTATGGCTGCTTTATTTGAGCAGTCTTGTAGAAAGTATTGGGGGCAAAGGTTTCTTGGAAGGAGAAAGTTGATAGGAAGGGAGTTTGTGACGGCCAGTGATGGGAGAAAGTTTGAAAAACTTCATTTGGGGGATTATCAGTGGGAGACTTATGGCCAGGTATTTGATCGTGCTTGCAATTTTGCATCCGGTCTTGTTAAATTAGGCCATGATGTGGATACACGGGCTGCAATATTCTCTGAAACTCGGGCTGAGTGGTTCATTGCGTTTCAG GGATGCTTCCGGCAGAATGTTACCGTTGTTACAATTTATGCTTCCTTAGGGGATGATGCATTAATACACTCTCTGAATGAG ACTCAAGTATCAACATTGATCTGTGACTCCAAGCAATTGAAAAAGTTGGCTGCAGTAAGTTCAAGCTTGAAGACCATTAGAAACATTGTTTACTTTGAAGACGGAGAGGCTTCTAGTGACTCAAACACTTCTGGAAATATTAGCAACTGGACAGTCTTCTCATTCTCTGAAGTAGAGAAGCTTGGTAAAAGTAATCCTGTTCAGCCAACACTGCCTATTAAGAAGGATATTGCCGTTGTGATGTATACTAGTGGCAGCACAGGCCTGCCAAAG GGTGTCATGATAACTCATGGCAATATCGTAGCCACAGCTGCTGCAGTTATGACTGTGATCCCGAGACTTGGAAGTGATGATGTTTACTTGGCCTACCTGCCACTGGCTCATGTTTTTGAATTGGCTGCTGAG TCTGTGATGTTGACTGCAGGTGCTAAAATTGGTTATGGCTCAGCATTGACACTAACAGATACATCGAACAAAATCAAGAAAGGAACCAAGGGAGATGCTTCAGCGTTACAGCCTACTTTAATGGCAGCAGTTCCTGCTATTTTAGATCGTGTCAGGGAAGGAGTATTGAAAAAG GTTGACGAGAAGGGAGGTTTATCCAAGCAACTCTTCAACATTGCTTTTAAGAGACGTTTGGCAGCTATAGAAGGAAGTTGGTTTGGGGCATGGGGCTTAGAGGCACGACTATGGGATATAATCATCTTTACACAGATTCGCTCTGTTCTAGGGGGAAAAATCAGATTCATGCTCTGTGGTGGAGCTCCTTTATCTGGTGACACACAAAGATTTATTAATATCTGCATGGG TGCTCCCATTGGTCAAGGATATGGGCTTACAGAAACTTTTGCTGGAGCTGCTTTCTCGGAGTGGGACGACACTTCTGTTGGACGTGTTGGACCTCCTCTTCCTTGTTGCTACATCAAG CTTGTTTCTTGGGAAGAAGGTGGTTACACAACGTATGACAAACCAATGCCACGTGGAGAAGTAGTTGTTGGCGGATGCAGTGTAACTGCTggttattttaaaaatgaagccaaaacaAATGAAGTGTACAAG GTTGATGAAAAGGGCATGCGATGGTTTTACACAGGTGACATTGGAAGGTTTCAGCCTGATGGATGCCTTGAGATTATTGACAGAAAGAAAGATATCGTCAAACTCCAGCATGGGGAGTACATCTCTCTAGGGAAG GTTGAGGCAGCACTTATCACAAGCAGTTATGTTGATAATATCATGGTATATGTTGATCCCTTCCATAATTATTGCGTAGCTCTTGTGGTTCCCTCACATCAGGCCCTCGAGAAATGGGCTGAAGATTCTGGCATTAGTCACAATAACTTTTCCGATTTGTGTAACAAAACTGAAGCTATCAATGAGGTCCAGAAATCACTTTCCAAG GGTATTCAAcatctttgtgatgttggtcCAAATTTCAGGTAG
- the LOC113688966 gene encoding uncharacterized protein isoform X1 produces the protein MLANTNLNSCNFSYFPVHIHNHAPPKIPSPQPIKPEQQKFPIVIKLSTRFYEKHCRTRTSCNSNWRDETGINDSIKLVPLQKLQNSFCCYSSLSTEENPENPILENEEICLEDENDGNNGGGGGGERDWTTSLLLLGLYVGLVYYVVFLAPNQTPSTDVYFLKKLVNIIGDDGFQMNEVLVALWYILGLYPFVYSMLLLPTGRCENRSVPVWPFLILSGFAGAYGLILYFIFWRPPPPPIEATELRRWPLNFLESKITAAIALAAGLGLMAYAGLSDGAVWREFYRYFRASKFIHLTCIDFALLSTFAPFWVYNDMTARRWDNKGLWLLPLSLIPLVGPALYLILRPSLLAVPALLSSSTSEEK, from the exons ATGTTAGCCAACACCAACCTCAATTCTTGCAATTTCTCTTATTTCCCAGTTCATATACATAATCATGCTCCTCCGAAAATTCCATCTCCGCAACCCATTAAACCTGAGCAGCAAAAGTTCCCAATTGTTATAAaattaagcacaagattttatGAAAAACACTGTAGGACTCGTACTAGCTGTAATAGTAATTGGAGAGATGAGACTGGAATCAACGACAGTATAAAACTGGTGCCATTGCAGAAACtgcaaaattcattttgttgTTACAGTTCATTGAGCACGGAAGAGAACCCGGAAAATCCCATAttggaaaatgaagaaatttgtcTGGAGGACGAGAATGATGGAAAtaatggaggaggaggaggaggagaaaggGACTGGACGACGTCGTTGTTGCTCCTTGGACTTTATGTTGGACTTGTGTACTATGTTGTCTTTCTAGCACCAAACCAAACCCCG TCGACAGATGTGTATTTCTTGAAAAAGCTTGTTAATATAATAGGAGATGATGGCTTCCAAATGAATGAAGTGCTAGTGGCTTTGTGGTATATCTTGGGGTTGTATCCGTTTGTGTACAGTATGTTGCTGCTTCCGACTGGCCGATG TGAAAATAGGAGTGTCCCTGTCTGGCCCTTCCTCATTCTTTCAGGCTTTGCAGGTGCATATGGTCTGATtctgtattttattttttggagaccaccaccaccacctatTGAAGCAACTGAGCTTAGAAGATGGCCTCTGAATTTTCTGGAATCAAAAATAACTGCCGCA ATTGCATTGGCTGCAGGGTTAGGTTTAATGGCTTATGCAGGTTTATCTGATGGGGCTGTTTGGAGGGAGTTTTACCGGTACTTCAGAGCAAGCAAATTT ATACATCTTACATGCATTGACTTTGCTTTGTTATCGACATTTGCTCCATTCTGGGTTTACAATGATATGACTGCTCGAAGATG GGACAACAAAGGTTTATGGCTGCTTCCCTTATCATTGATTCCATTAGTTGGTCCTGCTTTATATCTCATCCTACGACCTTCCCTACTAGCTGTGCCAGCTTTGCTAAGCTCAAGCACTTCAGAAGAAAAATGA
- the LOC113688966 gene encoding uncharacterized protein isoform X2: MLANTNLNSCNFSYFPVHIHNHAPPKIPSPQPIKPEQQKFPIVIKLSTRFYEKHCRTRTSCNSNWRDETGINDSIKLVPLQKLQNSFCCYSSLSTEENPENPILENEEICLEDENDGNNGGGGGGERDWTTSLLLLGLYVGLVYYVVFLAPNQTPSTDVYFLKKLVNIIGDDGFQMNEVLVALWYILGLYPFVYSMLLLPTGRCENRSVPVWPFLILSGFAGLGLMAYAGLSDGAVWREFYRYFRASKFIHLTCIDFALLSTFAPFWVYNDMTARRWDNKGLWLLPLSLIPLVGPALYLILRPSLLAVPALLSSSTSEEK, translated from the exons ATGTTAGCCAACACCAACCTCAATTCTTGCAATTTCTCTTATTTCCCAGTTCATATACATAATCATGCTCCTCCGAAAATTCCATCTCCGCAACCCATTAAACCTGAGCAGCAAAAGTTCCCAATTGTTATAAaattaagcacaagattttatGAAAAACACTGTAGGACTCGTACTAGCTGTAATAGTAATTGGAGAGATGAGACTGGAATCAACGACAGTATAAAACTGGTGCCATTGCAGAAACtgcaaaattcattttgttgTTACAGTTCATTGAGCACGGAAGAGAACCCGGAAAATCCCATAttggaaaatgaagaaatttgtcTGGAGGACGAGAATGATGGAAAtaatggaggaggaggaggaggagaaaggGACTGGACGACGTCGTTGTTGCTCCTTGGACTTTATGTTGGACTTGTGTACTATGTTGTCTTTCTAGCACCAAACCAAACCCCG TCGACAGATGTGTATTTCTTGAAAAAGCTTGTTAATATAATAGGAGATGATGGCTTCCAAATGAATGAAGTGCTAGTGGCTTTGTGGTATATCTTGGGGTTGTATCCGTTTGTGTACAGTATGTTGCTGCTTCCGACTGGCCGATG TGAAAATAGGAGTGTCCCTGTCTGGCCCTTCCTCATTCTTTCAGGCTTTGCAG GGTTAGGTTTAATGGCTTATGCAGGTTTATCTGATGGGGCTGTTTGGAGGGAGTTTTACCGGTACTTCAGAGCAAGCAAATTT ATACATCTTACATGCATTGACTTTGCTTTGTTATCGACATTTGCTCCATTCTGGGTTTACAATGATATGACTGCTCGAAGATG GGACAACAAAGGTTTATGGCTGCTTCCCTTATCATTGATTCCATTAGTTGGTCCTGCTTTATATCTCATCCTACGACCTTCCCTACTAGCTGTGCCAGCTTTGCTAAGCTCAAGCACTTCAGAAGAAAAATGA
- the LOC113688966 gene encoding uncharacterized protein isoform X3, which translates to MLQEEKSTDVYFLKKLVNIIGDDGFQMNEVLVALWYILGLYPFVYSMLLLPTGRCENRSVPVWPFLILSGFAGAYGLILYFIFWRPPPPPIEATELRRWPLNFLESKITAAIALAAGLGLMAYAGLSDGAVWREFYRYFRASKFIHLTCIDFALLSTFAPFWVYNDMTARRWDNKGLWLLPLSLIPLVGPALYLILRPSLLAVPALLSSSTSEEK; encoded by the exons ATGCTTCAGGAGGAGAAG TCGACAGATGTGTATTTCTTGAAAAAGCTTGTTAATATAATAGGAGATGATGGCTTCCAAATGAATGAAGTGCTAGTGGCTTTGTGGTATATCTTGGGGTTGTATCCGTTTGTGTACAGTATGTTGCTGCTTCCGACTGGCCGATG TGAAAATAGGAGTGTCCCTGTCTGGCCCTTCCTCATTCTTTCAGGCTTTGCAGGTGCATATGGTCTGATtctgtattttattttttggagaccaccaccaccacctatTGAAGCAACTGAGCTTAGAAGATGGCCTCTGAATTTTCTGGAATCAAAAATAACTGCCGCA ATTGCATTGGCTGCAGGGTTAGGTTTAATGGCTTATGCAGGTTTATCTGATGGGGCTGTTTGGAGGGAGTTTTACCGGTACTTCAGAGCAAGCAAATTT ATACATCTTACATGCATTGACTTTGCTTTGTTATCGACATTTGCTCCATTCTGGGTTTACAATGATATGACTGCTCGAAGATG GGACAACAAAGGTTTATGGCTGCTTCCCTTATCATTGATTCCATTAGTTGGTCCTGCTTTATATCTCATCCTACGACCTTCCCTACTAGCTGTGCCAGCTTTGCTAAGCTCAAGCACTTCAGAAGAAAAATGA
- the LOC140007202 gene encoding uncharacterized protein, whose translation MGEGVEEFCDCLEGEVSDELIEVSIHALAGGTEHRTFKLKGNIGEKEVLILVDSGSTHCFLDEWLATHLQLQLAGTPLVVKVANGDRLESRQLNKPLEWEIQGYKFQHHFNTLRLGSCDAVLRVDWLAKFSPIEFDFRGLNMRFHRGKNLIELRGESGKITLKAIKGSRLAKWRRKQEYGITAQLHLVEEGQEDSQKIPAEVKGVLEQYRDVFAKPQGLPPTRNHDQEFL comes from the coding sequence ATGGGAGAGGGAGTAGAGGAGTTTTGTGATTGCCTTGAGGGAGAGGTGAGtgatgaactcattgaagtgtcCATCCATGCTCTGGCAGGAGGAACTGAGCATAGAACTTTTAAATTGAAAGGAAATATAGGGGAAAAAGAAGTTTTGATACTGGTAGACAGTGGAAGCACACACTGCTTCCTGGATGAATGGCTAGCTACACATCTGCAACTACAACTAGCTGGTACTCCATTGGTAGTTAAGGTAGCTAATGGGGACAGGTTGGAGTCCAGGCAGCTCAATAAGCCACTAGAATGGGAGATCCAAGGGTATAAATTTCAACATCACTTCAATACACTAAGACTAGGGAGCTGTGATGCAGTGTTAAGGGTGGACTGGTTGGCTAAATTTAGTCCTATTGAGTTTGACTTCAGAGGACTAAACATGAGGTTCCACAGAGGGAAGAATCTGATAGAATTAAGGGGAGAATCTGGGAAGATCACACTCAAGGCTATCAAAGGAAGTAGACTGGCCAAATGGAGGAGGAAACAGGAATATGGAATCACTGCTCAGTTGCATTTAGTAGAGGAAGGGCAGGAAGACTCTCAGAAGATTCCAGCAGAGGTGAAAGGAGTACTAGAGCAATACAGGGATGTGTTTGCTAAACCACAAGGGCTACCCCCTACCAGAAACCATGACCAGGAATTCCTCTGA